GTCGATGGGGATGGGGCTGTGCCGGCGAAGGGTGAGCACCACCTCCAGGGCCTGCTCGAAGTCATGCGGCCCCACGGTGACCTGCAGGCAGGCGCGCCGGAGCGTGTTCTGGGAGAAGGCCTGCGCGATACGGCCGGCCACCTCCTCCAGTGGGAAGGGAGGCCAAGTGATGCGCGACAGGTACAGGGCGGAGGCACTGCTGTCGCGCGCCTGGGCGCAGAAGCCGCAGTTCATCAGGCATCGGCCGCCCAGCATAAGGTAGGCTGTGGTGGGCGGTGTGTCCATTTTCAGCTCAAGCAGGCCCAGCACGGCGGCAGTGCCGGCGGACACCTGGATCTCGCGGAGGGCGGTGGATTGACCGATCTCCTGTCGGCGGGCGCTCATCCTACCTCCTTCACGGCAGAGGGAACGCCGGCGCCGAAGACAGCTTCCATGGCTTCGGGCGCATAACGCTCCACCAGCTCTGGGGAGATGGCATTGGCCTGGCAGATTTCTGCGAACATACGGCCGCTCCGGCGCACGCGCCGGCTCTGCGTGGCGAAGTCCACCTCGATCAGCCCGAAGCGCATTCGGTAGCCCTCGGACCATTCGAAATTGTCCAGCAGGCTCCAGTGGTAATAGCCGCGCACGGGCACCCCTTCCTGGATGGCGCGCCAGGTCTGCGCCAGATGTGTAAGGATAAAGTATGGGCGCAGGTCGTCATCCTCGTCGGGTAGGCCGTTCTCGGTGATGTAGATGGGTTTGCCATAGCCCTGCACGTGCTTGAGGATGCGGTACAGCCCTTCGGGGAACACCTCGCCGTACTCGTAGTCGCTGATGACGCCGGCGGTGTTCAGCCGGGGGTTCAAGCTGTTCATCCACTGGCGTTTGTCCACGCCAAAGAGGGCGCGGGTGTAATAGTTCACTCCCAGAAAGTCAGTGGAATCCATCAGTTTGGGCACTCTTCCCATGCCCAACGGGGGCAGGAAGCGCCCTTCGGTGACGGCGATAAGGCTCAATTCGTTGTACAGACGGTTCATAAAGCCGGCCCATTTGCGGTCCAGCCAGGAATCCGGCCGCAGGGGTTCGACATACAGCATATTTTTCACCAGGCCGACCTGTGCACTGCCCTGCAGGGCGTGGATGAGCCGGTAGGCCTCGCCGTGTGCCAGCAGGAGATGGCGCAGGACCCGGATGGCATCGGGGAAGCTCTGCCGGCCCGGCGGCCAGATGCCGCGCAGATAGCCCTGATAGGCATAGACCACCGGCTCATTGATGGTGCACCACAGTGTGACGAGGTCGCCCAGTTCCCGCACCGCGCGCTCGACATAACGTGTGTAAAGGGAGATGGTTTCCGGGTTCATCCAGCCGCCGCGCTGCGCCACCCAGATGGGGAGGGTGAAGTGGAAGAGCGTTACCATGGGTTCGAGGTGGCGCTGGCGCAGGCCGGCCAGCATCTGACGGTAGCGGGCGAAGGCCGCCGCGTCCCATTCGCCGGGGCGGGGTTCCAGCCGGCTCCATTCCAGCGACAGGCGATGCGTGTTCTGGCCCAGTTCCCGCGCTCGGTCGAAATCTTCTTCCGCCCGGTTCCACCAGTCGCAGGCGAGGCCGGCGCGGTCTCCGTTGCGGATGCGGCCGGGTTGTTGTTCCCAGAGGTACCAGTCGTTGTTGGTGTTGCCACCC
This region of Anaerolineae bacterium genomic DNA includes:
- a CDS encoding glycoside hydrolase family 1 protein, giving the protein MYQPVLSFPEGFLWGTATASHQVEGGNTNNDWYLWEQQPGRIRNGDRAGLACDWWNRAEEDFDRARELGQNTHRLSLEWSRLEPRPGEWDAAAFARYRQMLAGLRQRHLEPMVTLFHFTLPIWVAQRGGWMNPETISLYTRYVERAVRELGDLVTLWCTINEPVVYAYQGYLRGIWPPGRQSFPDAIRVLRHLLLAHGEAYRLIHALQGSAQVGLVKNMLYVEPLRPDSWLDRKWAGFMNRLYNELSLIAVTEGRFLPPLGMGRVPKLMDSTDFLGVNYYTRALFGVDKRQWMNSLNPRLNTAGVISDYEYGEVFPEGLYRILKHVQGYGKPIYITENGLPDEDDDLRPYFILTHLAQTWRAIQEGVPVRGYYHWSLLDNFEWSEGYRMRFGLIEVDFATQSRRVRRSGRMFAEICQANAISPELVERYAPEAMEAVFGAGVPSAVKEVG